In a single window of the Hymenobacter sp. YIM 151858-1 genome:
- a CDS encoding alpha/beta hydrolase family protein, which yields MRTLLPLLTLSLLLWVGPLRANDQPAPAAPALDGLWQGPLRVPGGQLEVIFRLVRLTGGQYFATLDVPQQKVSRMSVRVELRGDTVTFVAEEAASRFVGQLAPDGRQLSGQWVQPGYAVAMTLRYAPPAAAPGGKVRLTPPYREEEVGFPNTAADLRLGGLLTVPPGPGPFPAVVLVADAGALDRDAAVGEYRPVGALADFLTRRGIAVLRCDARGVGSTGGQVSPSLLERVSDVEACLNYLRTRPEVDLSRLGVVGHGEGGNAALLAATRPLPPAFVVTLAAAGLPGRELARAQHTQVLRAAGLAPGQIEAVVKRQQTVLDVVLHTRDNQQAQAIVANLLRQDDPGLSPAAALAAATELTSERQRFAQMFDPVPALGAVRCPVLLLSGGTDLVVDADANLAALTRGLRANPGVTSKKLPAVNHLFQADEATWPVVAGERRPAFSPQAQEMIRAWILARGR from the coding sequence ATGAGAACCCTCCTCCCGCTCTTAACCCTCAGCTTGCTATTGTGGGTCGGCCCCCTCCGCGCTAACGATCAGCCGGCTCCCGCAGCGCCCGCCCTCGACGGCCTGTGGCAAGGCCCGCTTCGCGTGCCCGGCGGCCAGCTCGAGGTTATCTTCCGCCTCGTCAGGCTTACCGGAGGCCAGTACTTTGCCACCCTCGACGTGCCCCAGCAGAAGGTCAGCCGCATGAGCGTGCGCGTGGAGCTGCGCGGCGACACGGTTACGTTTGTAGCCGAGGAGGCCGCTAGCCGCTTTGTCGGGCAGCTGGCTCCGGACGGCCGGCAGCTTAGCGGCCAGTGGGTGCAGCCCGGCTACGCCGTGGCGATGACGCTCAGGTACGCCCCGCCGGCGGCCGCACCCGGCGGCAAGGTGCGCCTCACCCCGCCCTACCGCGAGGAGGAAGTGGGCTTTCCCAATACCGCCGCCGACCTGCGGCTCGGGGGCCTGCTGACGGTGCCGCCCGGCCCGGGGCCCTTTCCCGCCGTGGTGCTGGTGGCCGATGCCGGGGCCCTGGACCGCGACGCGGCCGTGGGCGAGTACCGCCCCGTGGGCGCGCTGGCCGACTTTCTCACCCGCCGCGGTATCGCCGTGCTCCGCTGCGACGCCCGCGGCGTGGGCAGCACCGGCGGCCAGGTGAGCCCTTCATTGCTGGAGCGCGTGAGCGACGTGGAGGCTTGCCTGAATTACCTGCGCACCCGGCCCGAGGTGGACTTAAGCCGGCTGGGCGTCGTCGGCCACGGCGAAGGCGGCAACGCGGCCCTGCTGGCGGCCACCCGCCCGCTGCCGCCCGCCTTCGTGGTGACGCTGGCCGCGGCCGGCCTGCCCGGCCGCGAGCTGGCCCGCGCCCAGCACACGCAGGTGCTGCGCGCCGCGGGCCTGGCACCCGGCCAAATCGAGGCCGTGGTCAAGCGCCAGCAAACCGTGCTCGACGTGGTGCTCCACACCCGCGACAACCAGCAGGCGCAGGCCATCGTGGCCAACCTGCTTCGGCAGGACGACCCGGGCTTAAGCCCAGCCGCCGCCCTAGCCGCCGCCACCGAGCTGACCTCGGAGCGTCAGCGCTTCGCTCAGATGTTTGACCCGGTGCCGGCCCTTGGGGCAGTGCGTTGCCCGGTGCTGTTGCTTAGTGGTGGCACCGATCTGGTCGTGGACGCTGACGCCAACCTGGCGGCCCTGACCCGCGGCCTGCGCGCCAATCCCGGCGTGACAAGCAAAAAGCTCCCGGCCGTCAACCACCTCTTTCAGGCGGACGAAGCCACCTGGCCCGTGGTGGCAGGCGAACGGCGCCCCGCCTTTTCGCCCCAGGCCCAGGAGATGATCCGCGCCTGGATTTTAGCTCGCGGCCGCTAA
- a CDS encoding carboxypeptidase-like regulatory domain-containing protein, whose protein sequence is MTRLYPFLLASLLALTAQATTTRGLSDTKPKPGAPAGKTAARPAAKAAPASRLAAAPVPIAQPAAPRVLDGYALGADGLALPGVTARVAGTMNLVVSNADGMFRLPLPADGQPVRLICSYAGLADYEVLLEPDQRVLSLEMLEDAPLSFQTKSRRFTLRRR, encoded by the coding sequence ATGACCCGTTTGTACCCTTTCCTGCTTGCTTCCCTGCTTGCCCTCACGGCCCAAGCCACCACGACCAGAGGTTTATCCGACACCAAACCCAAACCCGGCGCACCGGCCGGGAAAACAGCCGCCAGGCCCGCTGCCAAAGCGGCCCCTGCAAGTCGTCTCGCGGCCGCGCCGGTTCCAATTGCCCAGCCCGCCGCGCCGCGCGTGCTCGACGGCTACGCGCTCGGCGCCGACGGATTGGCCTTACCCGGCGTGACGGCCCGCGTGGCCGGCACCATGAACCTGGTGGTCAGCAACGCCGACGGCATGTTCCGCCTGCCCCTGCCCGCCGATGGCCAGCCGGTGCGCCTGATCTGCAGCTACGCCGGCCTGGCCGATTATGAGGTTCTCCTTGAGCCGGACCAGCGTGTGCTGAGCCTGGAAATGCTCGAAGACGCTCCGCTGTCATTTCAGACCAAGTCCCGCCGATTTACGCTGCGGCGCCGCTAA
- a CDS encoding LytR/AlgR family response regulator transcription factor, with product MPDSAPLRCIVVDDNALNRLTLEQFVRLTEGLELLASLPDAVPLLARLQEEPRPDLLLLDIEMPHLSGLELVRLLPQPAPAVVLVTSHAEFAVDAFAMPVADYLLKPLDYARFLQAIDRVRGQRRAAEPRGEVQPAAPDDQHLFIKTNNKLVRVDFADVLYLEAMSAYSQIVTAAGRKHIVLGTLKSLEERLPFAHFLRVHRSYIVNLRQVEGLEDGCLQLGPHEVPIGKSYEAALMGRLRNL from the coding sequence ATGCCCGACTCCGCCCCCCTTCGCTGCATCGTCGTCGACGACAACGCCCTCAACCGCCTTACGCTCGAGCAGTTCGTGCGCCTCACCGAAGGGCTGGAGCTGCTGGCCTCCTTGCCCGACGCGGTGCCGCTGCTTGCGCGGCTACAGGAAGAGCCGCGCCCCGACCTGCTGCTGCTCGACATCGAAATGCCCCACCTGTCGGGGCTGGAGCTGGTGCGCCTGTTGCCCCAGCCCGCGCCGGCCGTGGTGCTGGTGACCTCGCACGCGGAGTTTGCCGTCGACGCCTTTGCCATGCCCGTAGCGGACTACCTGCTAAAGCCGCTGGACTACGCCCGCTTTTTGCAGGCCATCGATCGGGTGCGCGGGCAGCGCCGCGCCGCCGAGCCCCGGGGCGAGGTGCAGCCCGCCGCCCCCGACGACCAGCACTTGTTTATCAAAACCAATAACAAGCTCGTGCGCGTGGACTTTGCCGACGTGCTCTACCTCGAAGCCATGTCGGCCTACTCTCAGATCGTGACGGCGGCCGGGCGCAAGCACATCGTGCTGGGCACCCTTAAATCCCTGGAAGAGCGCCTGCCCTTCGCGCACTTTTTGCGCGTGCACCGTTCCTATATCGTAAACCTGCGGCAGGTGGAGGGCCTGGAGGACGGCTGCCTGCAGCTGGGCCCGCACGAAGTGCCCATCGGCAAAAGCTACGAAGCCGCCTTGATGGGGCGGCTGCGCAACCTTTAA